Proteins from a single region of Dama dama isolate Ldn47 chromosome 14, ASM3311817v1, whole genome shotgun sequence:
- the CTRC gene encoding chymotrypsin-C yields the protein MLGITVFTAFLAYASSCGIPIFQPNLSARVVGGEDAIPHSWPWQISLQYLKDDTWRHTCGGTLITPSHVLTAAHCISNTLTYRVGLGKNNLEVEDEAGSLYVGVDTIFVHEKWNSFLIRNDIALIKLAETVELSDTIQVACLPEAGALLTQDYPCYVTGWGRLYTNGPIAAELQQGLQPVVDYATCSQRDWWGSTVKETMVCAGGDGVISACNGDSGGPLNCQAENGNWDVQGIVSFGSGLGCNTYKKPTVFTRVSAYIDWINEKLQL from the exons ATGTTGGGCATCACGGTCTTCACCGCGTTCCTGGCCTATG CCTCCAGCTGCGGGATCCCCATCTTCCAGCCCAACCTATCAGCCCGCGTGGTGGGAGGAGAGGACGCCATTCCTCACAGCTGGCCCTGGCAG ATCTCCCTCCAGTACCTCAAGGATGACACGTGGAGGCACACGTGTGGCGGCACCTTGATCACCCCCAGCCACGTCCTCACAGCCGCCCACTGCATCAG CAACACCCTGACATACCGCGTGGGCCTGGGGAAGAACAACCTGGAGGTGGAGGACGAGGCAGGCTCCCTCTACGTGGGTGTGGACACCATCTTTGTCCACGAAAAGTGGAACTCCTTCCTCATTCG CAATGACATTGCCCTTATCAAGCTGGCAGAGACTGTGGAACTGAGTGACACGATCCAGGTGGCCTGCCTGCCAGAGGCGGGTGCCTTGCTGACTCAGGACTACCCCTGCTACGTCACTGGCTGGGGCCGTCTCTACA CCAATGGCCCCATTGCCGCTGAGCTGCAGCAGGGCCTGCAGCCCGTGGTGGATTATGCCACGTGCTCCCAGAGAGACTGGTGGGGCAGCACGGTGAAGGAAACCATGGTCTGTGCCGGAGGCGACGGAGTCATCTCAGCCTGCAAC GGGGACTCGGGTGGCCCCCTGAACTGCCAAGCTGAGAACGGCAACTGGGATGTGCAAGGCATCGTCAGCTTCGGCTCCGGGCTGGGCTGCAACACCTACAAGAAGCCCACGGTCTTCACCCGTGTGTCTGCCTACATCGACTGGATCAACGAG AAACTGCAGCTGTGA
- the EFHD2 gene encoding EF-hand domain-containing protein D2 isoform X1: MATDELASKLSRRLQMEGEGGGEAPEQPGLNGAAAAAAGAPDETAEALGSADEELSAKLLRRADLNQGIGEPQSPSRRVFNPYTEFKEFSRKQIKDMEKMFKEYDAGRDGFIDLMELKLMMEKLGAPQTHLGLKNMIKEVDEDFDSKLSFREFLLIFRKAAAGELQEDSGLHVLARLSEIDVSTEGVKGAKSFFEAKVQAMNVSSRFEEEIKAEQEERKKQAEEMKQRKAAFKELQSTFK; the protein is encoded by the exons ATGGCCACGGACGAGCTGGCCAGCAAGCTGAGCCGGCGGCTGCAGATGGAGGGCGAGGGCGGCGGCGAGGCCCCGGAGCAGCCCGGGCTGaacggggcggcggcggcggcggcgggagcgcCGGACGAGACGGCCGAGGCGCTGGGCAGCGCGGACGAAGAGCTGAGCGCCAAGCTGCTGCGGCGCGCCGACCTCAACCAGGGCATCGGCGAGCCCCAGTCACCCAGCCGCCGCGTCTTCAACCCCTATACTGAGTTCAAGGAGTTCTCCAGGAAGCAGATCAAGGACATGGAGAAGATGTTCAAGGA GTACGATGCCGGCCGGGATGGTTTCATTGACCTGATGGAGCTAAAGCTCATGATGGAGAAACTTGGAGCCCCCCAGACCCACCTGGGCCTGAAAAACATGATCAAGGAGGTGGATGAGGACTTTGACAGCAAGCTCAGCTTCCGGGAG TTCCTCCTGATTTTCCGCAAGGCAGCAGCCGGGGAGCTGCAGGAGGACAGCGGGCTGCACGTGCTGGCCCGCCTCTCTGAGATCGATGTGTCCACCGAGGGTGTCAAGGGGGCCAAGAGCTTCTTTGAGGCCAAG GTCCAGGCCATGAACGTGTCCAGCCGCTTCGAGGAGGAGATCAAGGCagagcaggaggagaggaagaagcagGCGGAGGAGATGAAGCAGCGGAAAGCGGCCTTCAAGGAGCTGCAGTCCACCTTCAAGTAG
- the EFHD2 gene encoding EF-hand domain-containing protein D2 isoform X5, with the protein MCRYDAGRDGFIDLMELKLMMEKLGAPQTHLGLKNMIKEVDEDFDSKLSFREFLLIFRKAAAGELQEDSGLHVLARLSEIDVSTEGVKGAKSFFEAKVQAMNVSSRFEEEIKAEQEERKKQAEEMKQRKAAFKELQSTFK; encoded by the exons ATGTGCAG GTACGATGCCGGCCGGGATGGTTTCATTGACCTGATGGAGCTAAAGCTCATGATGGAGAAACTTGGAGCCCCCCAGACCCACCTGGGCCTGAAAAACATGATCAAGGAGGTGGATGAGGACTTTGACAGCAAGCTCAGCTTCCGGGAG TTCCTCCTGATTTTCCGCAAGGCAGCAGCCGGGGAGCTGCAGGAGGACAGCGGGCTGCACGTGCTGGCCCGCCTCTCTGAGATCGATGTGTCCACCGAGGGTGTCAAGGGGGCCAAGAGCTTCTTTGAGGCCAAG GTCCAGGCCATGAACGTGTCCAGCCGCTTCGAGGAGGAGATCAAGGCagagcaggaggagaggaagaagcagGCGGAGGAGATGAAGCAGCGGAAAGCGGCCTTCAAGGAGCTGCAGTCCACCTTCAAGTAG
- the EFHD2 gene encoding EF-hand domain-containing protein D2 isoform X4, with amino-acid sequence MEAGRYDAGRDGFIDLMELKLMMEKLGAPQTHLGLKNMIKEVDEDFDSKLSFREFLLIFRKAAAGELQEDSGLHVLARLSEIDVSTEGVKGAKSFFEAKVQAMNVSSRFEEEIKAEQEERKKQAEEMKQRKAAFKELQSTFK; translated from the exons ATGGAAGCCGGCAg GTACGATGCCGGCCGGGATGGTTTCATTGACCTGATGGAGCTAAAGCTCATGATGGAGAAACTTGGAGCCCCCCAGACCCACCTGGGCCTGAAAAACATGATCAAGGAGGTGGATGAGGACTTTGACAGCAAGCTCAGCTTCCGGGAG TTCCTCCTGATTTTCCGCAAGGCAGCAGCCGGGGAGCTGCAGGAGGACAGCGGGCTGCACGTGCTGGCCCGCCTCTCTGAGATCGATGTGTCCACCGAGGGTGTCAAGGGGGCCAAGAGCTTCTTTGAGGCCAAG GTCCAGGCCATGAACGTGTCCAGCCGCTTCGAGGAGGAGATCAAGGCagagcaggaggagaggaagaagcagGCGGAGGAGATGAAGCAGCGGAAAGCGGCCTTCAAGGAGCTGCAGTCCACCTTCAAGTAG
- the EFHD2 gene encoding EF-hand domain-containing protein D2 isoform X2, which yields MATDELASKLSRRLQMEGEGGGEAPEQPGLNGAAAAAAGAPDETAEALGSADEELSAKLLRRADLNQGIGEPQSPSRRVFNPYTEFKEFSRKQIKDMEKMFKEYDAGRDGFIDLMELKLMMEKLGAPQTHLGLKNMIKEVDEDFDSKLSFREVQAMNVSSRFEEEIKAEQEERKKQAEEMKQRKAAFKELQSTFK from the exons ATGGCCACGGACGAGCTGGCCAGCAAGCTGAGCCGGCGGCTGCAGATGGAGGGCGAGGGCGGCGGCGAGGCCCCGGAGCAGCCCGGGCTGaacggggcggcggcggcggcggcgggagcgcCGGACGAGACGGCCGAGGCGCTGGGCAGCGCGGACGAAGAGCTGAGCGCCAAGCTGCTGCGGCGCGCCGACCTCAACCAGGGCATCGGCGAGCCCCAGTCACCCAGCCGCCGCGTCTTCAACCCCTATACTGAGTTCAAGGAGTTCTCCAGGAAGCAGATCAAGGACATGGAGAAGATGTTCAAGGA GTACGATGCCGGCCGGGATGGTTTCATTGACCTGATGGAGCTAAAGCTCATGATGGAGAAACTTGGAGCCCCCCAGACCCACCTGGGCCTGAAAAACATGATCAAGGAGGTGGATGAGGACTTTGACAGCAAGCTCAGCTTCCGGGAG GTCCAGGCCATGAACGTGTCCAGCCGCTTCGAGGAGGAGATCAAGGCagagcaggaggagaggaagaagcagGCGGAGGAGATGAAGCAGCGGAAAGCGGCCTTCAAGGAGCTGCAGTCCACCTTCAAGTAG
- the EFHD2 gene encoding EF-hand domain-containing protein D2 isoform X3 has protein sequence MAPKSHWLPPLIPHGAAQPARLATALLLWARVTGLGMRTFFPSCGTEALIDSYIWLWYDAGRDGFIDLMELKLMMEKLGAPQTHLGLKNMIKEVDEDFDSKLSFREFLLIFRKAAAGELQEDSGLHVLARLSEIDVSTEGVKGAKSFFEAKVQAMNVSSRFEEEIKAEQEERKKQAEEMKQRKAAFKELQSTFK, from the exons ATGGCTCCAAAAAGCCACTGGCTGCCTCCACTTATCCCCCACGGAGCTGCCCAGCCTGCCAGGCTGGCAACAGCCCTCTTGCTTTGGGCCCGAGTGACGGGCCTCGGCATGAGAACCTTCTTTCCCTCCTGCGGAACAGAAGCTTTGATTGACAGCTACATATGGCTCTG GTACGATGCCGGCCGGGATGGTTTCATTGACCTGATGGAGCTAAAGCTCATGATGGAGAAACTTGGAGCCCCCCAGACCCACCTGGGCCTGAAAAACATGATCAAGGAGGTGGATGAGGACTTTGACAGCAAGCTCAGCTTCCGGGAG TTCCTCCTGATTTTCCGCAAGGCAGCAGCCGGGGAGCTGCAGGAGGACAGCGGGCTGCACGTGCTGGCCCGCCTCTCTGAGATCGATGTGTCCACCGAGGGTGTCAAGGGGGCCAAGAGCTTCTTTGAGGCCAAG GTCCAGGCCATGAACGTGTCCAGCCGCTTCGAGGAGGAGATCAAGGCagagcaggaggagaggaagaagcagGCGGAGGAGATGAAGCAGCGGAAAGCGGCCTTCAAGGAGCTGCAGTCCACCTTCAAGTAG